One segment of Scomber scombrus chromosome 3, fScoSco1.1, whole genome shotgun sequence DNA contains the following:
- the LOC134005647 gene encoding LOW QUALITY PROTEIN: acidic mammalian chitinase-like (The sequence of the model RefSeq protein was modified relative to this genomic sequence to represent the inferred CDS: deleted 1 base in 1 codon), protein MGKLLICVGLALLLHVQLGSSYILSCYFTNWAQYRPGAGKYLPTNIDPCLCDHLIYAFASMDNNMIKTYEWNDEKLYGQFQALKNQNSNLKTLLAIGGWNFGTQKFTAMVSSAANRQTFINSVIQFLRQYQFDGLDIDWEFPCTRGSPPQDKQLFTVLVQELMSAFEAEAKKTNRPRLMLTAAVSAGKGVIDTGYQISQIGAVLDYIHVMSYDLHGSGEPTVGENSPLYKGPADQGQMIYYNVDYAMNYWKSNGAPAEKLLVGFATYGHNFRLASSNTAVGAPASGPGPAGPFTHQSGFWAYYEICTFLKQGATQAWDSPQDVPYAYNNGVWIGYDNVKSFQNKVQWLKQGGFGGAMVWTLDLDDFSGTFCGQGKYPLINTLKSGLGTGASCSARTDPLPPVAPTQQLQPKPGGGSGNGGSSAGSGFCAGKANGPYPDPTNKNHFYECQQGHTYTQSCAAGLVFDNSCKCCNWA, encoded by the exons ATGGGCAAGCTACTCATCTGCGTCG GACTGGCTCTCCTGCTGCATGTGCAGCTAG GATCATCCTACATCCTGTCCTGTTATTTCACTAACTGGGCACAGTACCGTCCTGGAGCAGGAAAGTACCTACCCACCAACATTGACCCATGTCTCTGTGACCACCTCATCTATGCCTTTGCATCAATGGACAACAACATGATCAAGACCTATGAGTGGAACGATGAAAAACTCTACGGACAGTTCCAGGCCCTAAAGAACCA GAACAGCAACCTGAAGACTCTGTTGGCCATTGGAGGATGGAACTTTGGTACTCAGAA GTTCACAGCCATGGTGTCTAGTGCTGCCAATCGTCAGACCTTCATCAACAGTGTGATCCAGTTTCTGCGTCAGTACCAGTTTGACGGTCTGGATATCGACTGGGAGTTCCCTTGCACTCGTGGCTCCCCACCTCAGGATAAGCAGCTCTTCACTGTCCTGGTTCAG GAACTGATGAGTGCCTTTGAGGCAGAGGCTAAGAAGACCAACCGTCCCCGCCTGATGCTGactgctgctgtctctgctgGAAAGGGAGTCATTGACACTGGATACCAGATTTCCCAGATTGGAGC GGTCTTGGACTACATCCACGTCATGAGCTATGACTTACACGGTTCCGGGGAGCCCACTGTTGGAGAGAACAGCCCTCTGTACAAGGGACCCGCTGACCAGGGACAAATGATCTACTACAATGTG GACTATGCTATGAACTACTGGAAGAGCAATGGTGCCCCAGCTGAGAAATTGCTGGTTGGTTTCGCCACCTATGGCCACAACTTCCGCCTGGCTTCCTCTAACACTGCTGTGGGAGCTCCCGCCAGTGGTCCTGGACCTGCTGGACCCTTCACTCATCAGAGTGGCTTCTGGGCCTACTATGAG ATCTGCACTTTCCTGAAGCAAGGCGCCACCCAGGCTTGGGACAGCCCCCAGGATGTGCCATATGCCTACAACAATGGTGTCTGGATTGGATATGACAATGTGAAGAGCTTCCAGAATAAG GTTCAGTGGTTGAAGCAGGGTGGTTTTGGAGGAGCCATGGTGTGGACTTTGGACCTGGATGACTTCAGTGGAACTTTCTGTGGCCAGGGAAAATATCCTCTGATCAACACCCTCAAGAGTGGACTGGGAACTGGAGCTT CTTGTAGT GCTCGTACTGACCCCCTGCCTCCAGTCGCACCCACCCAGCAGCTTCAGCCCAAGCCTGGCGGTGGTAGCGGCAATGGTGGTAGCAGTGCAGGATCTGGCTTCTGTGCTGGCAAGGCTAATGGACCCTACCCAGACCCAACCAACAAGAACCACTTCTATGAGTGCCAGCAGGGACACACCTACACCCAGAGCTGTGCCGCTGGCCTTGTGTTCGATAACAGCTGCAAGTGCTGCAACTGGGCTTAA